From one [Ruminococcus] lactaris ATCC 29176 genomic stretch:
- a CDS encoding IS110 family transposase — protein sequence MHNKNYISVGIDVGSAFSFMTILAPDETVILKPFKITHNNKDSLERAVSEIKKAEELYSLESRTFLESTGIYHFPLFCYLVDCGFNASIINPIITHSTKNGNIRKVKNDKIDSKGIAKLGLSKDIPVSQFPAKLVLELRSLTRKYYDLTDERSAHINKLKGDLHTVFPQYLDVFCDVTGKTSTMILRQYGTPDKILRGHKKTMIEKISKASRKGLAKASERYEKLCAAANAAKTFGCQIDSIYFNIFLTLDLVEKLDSALDSILNRIRQLITFNKNEKFIQQIKLLNTIPGVGFLTAVTIMCEIGDFSAFRNPKQLFAYFGLDPEVNESGKFVGTQLHMSKRGSRIARRAIFAVALASIRTKRNGEGINPYLRKYYELKSGQKPKMVAIGAVMHKVCNIVFAVLRDEKAFELRSPEEHCKQYQRPALAAA from the coding sequence ATGCATAACAAAAACTATATTTCCGTCGGCATTGATGTCGGTTCAGCTTTTAGCTTTATGACAATTCTTGCGCCAGACGAAACAGTGATCTTGAAACCTTTCAAGATTACTCACAATAATAAGGATTCTTTGGAACGAGCTGTTTCTGAAATTAAAAAAGCAGAAGAGCTGTATTCCTTAGAAAGTCGCACCTTTCTAGAATCCACTGGGATTTATCATTTCCCGCTCTTCTGCTATCTTGTTGATTGTGGTTTTAACGCGTCCATAATCAATCCTATTATTACACATTCTACTAAGAATGGAAATATCAGAAAAGTAAAAAATGATAAAATCGATTCTAAAGGTATTGCCAAACTAGGATTATCAAAAGATATTCCTGTTTCCCAGTTCCCAGCAAAGCTGGTTCTTGAACTGCGTAGCCTTACCCGTAAGTATTACGATTTAACTGATGAGCGTTCTGCTCATATCAATAAACTTAAAGGAGACCTGCATACCGTGTTTCCTCAGTATCTTGACGTTTTCTGTGATGTTACCGGCAAGACCTCAACAATGATTCTTCGCCAGTACGGTACTCCAGACAAGATACTTCGTGGTCATAAGAAGACCATGATTGAAAAAATATCAAAAGCTTCACGAAAAGGTCTTGCCAAAGCTTCTGAAAGATATGAGAAACTCTGTGCTGCAGCTAATGCTGCAAAGACATTTGGATGTCAAATAGACAGTATCTACTTCAATATCTTTTTAACTTTGGACCTTGTTGAAAAGCTTGATTCTGCTTTGGATTCCATACTGAATCGTATTAGGCAGCTGATTACATTCAATAAAAACGAGAAGTTTATTCAGCAGATTAAACTTTTAAATACAATCCCAGGTGTTGGCTTTCTGACTGCTGTAACAATCATGTGCGAAATAGGTGATTTCTCAGCATTCCGTAATCCAAAACAACTTTTTGCTTACTTCGGATTAGATCCTGAAGTAAATGAATCTGGAAAATTCGTTGGCACTCAGTTACATATGAGCAAACGTGGCTCCAGAATCGCGCGCCGTGCTATCTTTGCAGTAGCACTCGCCTCCATTCGTACAAAACGTAATGGAGAGGGCATCAATCCATACCTCCGTAAGTATTACGAATTAAAGTCTGGACAAAAGCCTAAGATGGTTGCAATCGGTGCTGTAATGCATAAAGTCTGCAACATCGTATTTGCTGTTCTTCGTGATGAAAAGGCATTTGAGCTTCGGTCACCAGAAGAACACTGTAAGCAGTATCAAAGACCTGCTTTAGCAGCTGCATAA
- a CDS encoding YerC/YecD family TrpR-related protein — MSKKIRTEAVDYLFNAILSLENKEECYTFFEDICTINELLSLSQRFEVARMLREQKTYLEIAEKTGASTATISRVNRSLNYGNDGYDMVFERIGLTEKEEDSSTAEE, encoded by the coding sequence ATGAGCAAGAAAATAAGGACTGAGGCGGTTGATTATCTTTTTAATGCCATTTTAAGCCTTGAAAATAAAGAAGAATGTTATACTTTTTTTGAAGATATCTGTACGATCAACGAACTGCTTTCGCTTTCCCAGCGTTTTGAAGTGGCAAGGATGCTCAGAGAGCAAAAGACATATCTTGAGATAGCAGAGAAGACCGGAGCGTCTACAGCAACGATCAGCAGAGTCAACCGTTCACTGAACTACGGAAATGACGGATATGATATGGTCTTTGAGAGAATCGGACTTACAGAAAAGGAAGAAGATTCATCAACTGCAGAAGAATAG
- a CDS encoding DUF1836 domain-containing protein yields MTIDMNDMLNSILNELSHLQYVHPGDIPNIDLYMDQVTTFMDEQLASTKRYKEDKILTKTMINNYTKNNLLPPPVKKKYSREHMLLLIFIYYFKSILSIKDIETVLKPLTEKYFSGNDTMELSSIYEELCHMEKERLDSLKDSVSSAYDKAGEAFDQLPDGEDRDTLQKFAFICNLSFDVYLKKMMIERIIDDIAAPSSKNKKD; encoded by the coding sequence ATGACTATAGATATGAATGATATGCTTAACAGCATTTTAAATGAACTTTCCCATCTTCAATATGTGCATCCGGGTGACATCCCGAATATTGATCTTTATATGGATCAAGTCACTACTTTTATGGATGAACAGCTCGCTTCTACCAAGCGATATAAAGAGGATAAGATCCTTACCAAGACCATGATCAACAATTATACAAAGAACAATCTTCTTCCGCCGCCTGTGAAGAAGAAGTATTCCCGGGAGCATATGCTGCTTCTCATTTTTATCTACTATTTTAAAAGTATTTTGTCGATCAAAGATATCGAAACGGTACTAAAGCCATTGACGGAAAAATATTTCTCCGGAAATGATACAATGGAACTTTCCTCTATTTATGAAGAACTCTGCCACATGGAAAAAGAACGGCTCGACTCGCTGAAAGACAGCGTATCTTCCGCTTATGATAAGGCAGGAGAAGCTTTTGACCAACTTCCTGACGGAGAAGACAGGGATACTCTCCAGAAGTTTGCTTTTATCTGTAATCTCAGTTTCGACGTATATCTGAAAAAGATGATGATCGAACGGATTATTGATGATATCGCAGCTCCTTCTTCTAAGAATAAGAAGGACTGA
- the pcrA gene encoding DNA helicase PcrA, whose product MSIYDKLNEPQREAVYHTDGPLLILAGAGSGKTRVLTHRIAYLIEERNVNPWNILAITFTNKAAGEMRERVDSLVGFGSESIWVSTFHSMCVRILRRFIDRLGYDNRFTIYDTDDQKTLMKEVCKKVAIDTKVFKERSLMSAISSAKNELILPDEFELNAGGDFAKLKIAKVYREYEAQLKANNALDFDDLLVKTVQLLQTQPDVLENYQERFRYIMVDEYQDTNTVQFQLVRLLAGKYRNLCVVGDDDQSIYKFRGANIRNILDFEHEFSDACVIKLEQNYRSTGNILNAANRVIANNKGRKEKTLWTANGEGELVHLRQFDTGYDEADFIAEDIKKEVRAGASYNDHAVLYRTNAQSRLLEEKFVAMNVPYKIVGGVNFYARREIKDLLAYLKTIDNGMDDIAVRRIINVPKRGIGLTTINRIQESAAERGLGFYETLMAPELIPGIGRSAAKLDSFAALIEYFKGLTGQMSITDLLREVIEKTGYMESLDSEDKEDAQARKENIDELINKAAAYEEAAEDRDEPATLSAFLEEVALVADIDSLDEEQDYVVLMTLHSAKGLEFPHVYLAGMEDGLFPSYMTITSDDRDDLEEERRLCYVGITRAEQELTLTCARRRMVRGETQYNKISRFIKEIPAELLDTGSRRIEPETEVPVQQNTYAHAREAFRARAFGAAYSNGAGKSSGVSSGKSSQGLASLQKGSQLAAGSGGSPDYAEGDRVRHVKFGEGTVLEIRSGGRDYEVTVDFDSAGVRKMFAKFAKLVKIS is encoded by the coding sequence ATGAGTATTTATGATAAATTGAACGAACCCCAGAGAGAGGCGGTATATCATACAGATGGACCTCTGTTGATCCTGGCGGGTGCAGGTTCGGGAAAGACCCGGGTACTGACGCACAGGATCGCATATCTGATCGAAGAGCGGAATGTGAATCCGTGGAATATCCTGGCGATCACGTTTACGAACAAGGCAGCAGGAGAGATGAGAGAAAGGGTGGATTCCCTGGTGGGTTTTGGCTCGGAAAGCATCTGGGTAAGCACTTTTCATTCGATGTGTGTGCGGATTTTAAGAAGATTTATAGACCGGCTTGGTTATGATAACCGTTTTACGATCTACGATACAGACGACCAGAAGACTCTGATGAAAGAAGTCTGTAAAAAGGTCGCCATTGATACAAAGGTTTTTAAAGAGAGAAGCCTTATGTCGGCGATTTCTTCTGCCAAGAATGAACTGATCCTTCCGGATGAGTTTGAACTGAATGCAGGAGGAGATTTTGCAAAGCTGAAGATTGCAAAAGTATACCGTGAGTATGAGGCACAACTGAAGGCGAATAATGCACTGGATTTTGATGATCTGCTGGTGAAGACGGTTCAGCTTCTGCAGACGCAGCCGGATGTGCTGGAGAATTATCAGGAGCGGTTTCGCTATATTATGGTCGATGAGTATCAGGATACGAATACAGTGCAGTTCCAGCTTGTAAGACTGCTTGCCGGAAAGTATCGGAATCTGTGCGTGGTGGGAGATGATGACCAGTCGATCTACAAGTTTCGTGGAGCGAATATCCGCAATATTCTGGATTTTGAGCATGAATTTTCAGATGCCTGTGTCATAAAGCTGGAGCAGAATTACCGCTCCACGGGCAATATCCTGAATGCAGCGAACCGGGTGATCGCCAATAATAAAGGCAGGAAAGAAAAGACTTTATGGACTGCCAACGGGGAGGGAGAGCTGGTTCATTTAAGGCAGTTTGATACAGGATATGATGAGGCGGATTTTATTGCAGAAGATATAAAAAAGGAAGTAAGGGCAGGAGCATCATATAATGACCACGCGGTGCTTTACAGAACGAATGCACAGTCCCGTCTTTTGGAAGAAAAATTTGTTGCGATGAATGTCCCGTACAAGATTGTGGGCGGTGTCAACTTTTATGCCCGCCGGGAGATCAAGGATCTGCTTGCGTATTTAAAGACGATTGATAATGGAATGGATGATATTGCGGTACGAAGAATCATTAATGTGCCAAAAAGGGGCATTGGTCTGACTACGATCAACCGGATCCAGGAGTCTGCTGCAGAACGTGGGCTTGGATTTTATGAGACGCTGATGGCTCCCGAGTTGATCCCTGGAATCGGAAGAAGTGCAGCAAAGCTGGATTCTTTTGCAGCTCTGATCGAATATTTTAAAGGACTTACCGGACAGATGAGCATTACGGATCTGCTGCGGGAAGTGATCGAAAAGACGGGATATATGGAGAGTCTGGATTCCGAGGATAAAGAGGATGCACAGGCGAGAAAGGAAAATATTGATGAACTGATCAATAAGGCAGCCGCATACGAAGAGGCAGCAGAAGATAGAGATGAACCGGCTACATTGAGTGCTTTTCTGGAAGAAGTGGCGTTGGTTGCGGATATTGACAGTCTGGATGAAGAACAGGATTATGTTGTCCTTATGACACTGCACAGTGCCAAAGGGCTGGAGTTCCCTCATGTATATCTGGCAGGAATGGAAGATGGCTTGTTTCCAAGTTATATGACGATCACATCAGACGACAGAGATGATCTTGAAGAAGAAAGACGGCTTTGTTATGTGGGGATTACAAGAGCAGAGCAGGAGCTGACGCTTACCTGTGCAAGAAGAAGGATGGTCAGAGGCGAGACCCAGTATAATAAGATTTCACGTTTTATTAAGGAAATTCCGGCAGAACTTCTGGATACAGGAAGCCGCAGGATTGAACCAGAGACGGAAGTGCCGGTACAGCAGAATACATATGCACATGCAAGAGAAGCATTCCGGGCAAGGGCTTTCGGTGCGGCTTATAGCAACGGGGCAGGAAAAAGCAGCGGAGTTTCTTCGGGTAAGAGCAGCCAGGGACTGGCATCTCTTCAAAAAGGCAGCCAGCTTGCAGCAGGATCAGGTGGCAGTCCTGATTATGCAGAAGGAGACCGGGTGCGTCATGTGAAGTTTGGGGAGGGAACCGTTCTTGAGATTCGGTCCGGTGGCAGAGATTATGAAGTAACGGTGGATTTTGACAGTGCAGGAGTCAGGAAGATGTTTGCAAAGTTCGCAAAACTGGTAAAGATTTCATAG
- the rlmD gene encoding 23S rRNA (uracil(1939)-C(5))-methyltransferase RlmD translates to MKKGQIYEGIIERVDFPNKGMIYIPEEEKYVTVKNGIPGQKVRFMINKFKRGNGEGRLLEVLEKSPLETREPVCSIFPACGGCMYQTMSYEEQVKMKEGQIHRIMDPVVKGDYIFESVKESPKEFHYRNKMEFSFGDEYKDGPLSLGLHKKGSTYDVLTAADCQLVHRDMNQILSCVLAYFREWNVSYYKKMQHTGYLRHLLLRRGDTTGEILVNLVTTTQEEHDLTELKEQLLELPLEGKIVGILHILNDSLSDVVKSDETRILYGQDFFYEKLLGLQFKITPFSFFQPNSRGAEVLYETVREYIGDIENKTVFDLFSGTGTIGQVLAPVAKKVIGVEIIEEAVEAAKENALRNGLSNCKFIAGDVFKVLDEIEEKPDVIVLDPPRDGIHPKALPKILEYGVDRIVYISCKMTSLARDLEMMQMAGYRVEKMTAVDQFCETVHVESIVLLSHKSPDSKINVKVEFGEDDDKISLNAIAERAKKYQPKPKITYKMIQEYVEKKYGFKVHTAYIAEVKRSLGLTMYDASNAVEELNQPRKHPPKEKVEAIKDALKYFEVI, encoded by the coding sequence ATGAAAAAAGGACAGATCTATGAAGGCATAATCGAGAGAGTGGATTTCCCGAATAAGGGAATGATTTATATTCCGGAGGAAGAAAAATATGTCACGGTGAAAAATGGTATCCCGGGTCAGAAAGTCCGCTTTATGATCAATAAATTTAAGCGGGGAAATGGAGAAGGAAGACTTCTGGAAGTGCTGGAAAAATCACCGCTGGAGACCAGGGAGCCGGTCTGTAGTATTTTCCCGGCCTGTGGTGGATGCATGTACCAGACTATGTCCTATGAAGAACAGGTAAAGATGAAAGAGGGACAGATCCATCGGATCATGGATCCTGTCGTAAAGGGCGATTATATTTTTGAGAGTGTAAAAGAAAGTCCAAAAGAGTTTCATTATCGTAATAAAATGGAGTTTTCTTTTGGAGATGAATATAAGGACGGTCCGCTTTCTCTCGGACTGCATAAAAAAGGAAGCACATATGATGTCCTGACAGCAGCAGACTGCCAACTGGTCCATCGGGATATGAATCAGATCCTTTCCTGTGTTCTTGCATATTTCAGGGAGTGGAATGTAAGCTATTATAAGAAAATGCAGCATACCGGATATCTGCGGCATTTACTTCTGAGACGGGGGGATACGACCGGAGAGATTCTGGTGAACCTTGTAACGACTACGCAGGAAGAGCATGACCTGACAGAATTAAAAGAACAGTTACTGGAGCTTCCTTTGGAAGGAAAGATCGTAGGAATCCTTCATATCCTGAATGATTCACTTTCAGATGTTGTAAAAAGTGATGAGACAAGAATCCTTTATGGTCAGGATTTCTTTTATGAAAAGCTGCTCGGACTGCAGTTTAAGATCACCCCGTTTTCTTTCTTCCAGCCAAATTCCAGGGGAGCAGAGGTATTGTATGAGACTGTCCGGGAATACATCGGAGATATTGAGAATAAGACAGTTTTTGATCTGTTCAGTGGAACCGGAACGATCGGTCAGGTGCTGGCTCCGGTTGCAAAGAAAGTGATTGGTGTGGAGATCATCGAGGAGGCAGTAGAAGCTGCAAAAGAAAATGCTCTCCGCAATGGACTTTCTAATTGTAAATTCATAGCAGGCGATGTATTTAAGGTGCTGGACGAGATCGAGGAGAAGCCGGATGTGATCGTCCTTGATCCGCCGAGAGATGGTATCCATCCGAAAGCACTGCCTAAAATTCTTGAGTATGGAGTGGACAGGATCGTTTATATTTCCTGCAAGATGACCAGTCTTGCACGGGATCTTGAGATGATGCAGATGGCGGGATACCGGGTGGAGAAGATGACGGCAGTCGATCAGTTCTGTGAGACCGTTCATGTAGAAAGTATTGTGCTTCTGTCCCACAAGTCACCAGATAGCAAGATTAATGTGAAAGTGGAATTTGGAGAAGATGATGATAAGATATCGTTGAATGCAATTGCGGAACGAGCGAAGAAATATCAGCCGAAACCGAAAATCACATATAAAATGATACAGGAGTATGTTGAGAAGAAATATGGATTCAAGGTACATACTGCATATATCGCAGAAGTAAAAAGGTCTCTGGGGCTGACCATGTATGATGCCTCTAATGCTGTGGAAGAATTGAACCAACCGAGAAAGCATCCACCGAAAGAGAAAGTGGAGGCAATAAAGGATGCTCTTAAATA